The window GTTCCCTGATGTTGAACTTGATCACATGCTGGGTAAGCAGGCATCCTCACATTCAGGACCCAATAAACAGCCCTACTGACACAGCTTCTCCTTGATTAGTCGACGCTATGACTGTCCGAATGGTTCTTCACCCGGAATCGCTCGACACTATTGTAGCCACCAACCTTCACGCCGACATTCTTTCCGACCTCGCGGCCGCTCTTGCTGGATCCATTGGTATCGCCCCCACCGCCAACCTCGACCCCTCACGTACCAATCCATCGAGTAAGCGGCATTCTTATCATTCTGATGTTACATTGCTAATTAGGAACTCTGTATAGTGTTCGAGCCTATCCACGGGTCTGCTTTCGATATCACAGGCAAAGGAATCGCCAACCCTGTCGCAACTTTCTGGACAGCAGCGGAGATGCTCGAATGGTTGGGTGAGAAAGAAGCGGGGGAGCAACTCATGGAGGCTGTCGAAGCTGTATGTGTTGACGGGATCAAGACGAAGGACTTGGGAGGTTCTTCTACCACGAAAGAAGTCACAGATGCCGTTGTCAAGAGGATTTTGCAAGGGTAAAATCATTGCATTAGTTTTTCAAAAATATCTTTTCGGGTCAGATTAGGTCAGATGTATTATGTTCATAAAATTATGATCGAGATATAAATAAATCGTGCTTGCCGGACGTTATCTGATGTAGATCAGTTTAAGGTGGTAAATGGGGCCGACACGCAATATGAACTTCCGTCTCCTTTAACCCTCATATCACAGCTCATAGCCATGACAGCGAATCCCTAGATATTTTACCCCTGTTTCTACAGCATTGGACGTTTGACCTGCCATTCATTCGCATTCCATCGAACCGTAAGTCGAACCAGACAAACACAACGGTGAAGGTACGTACTGCAGTGTAAGTAATAAACGATGATGGTCAACTTTTCCACTTatgttacgtaatataACCGGCCGGGGTGCGGCAACTCCGTCTTCCGTTGTTCGTCGGGGCCGGTTTGTTCGCTGTCCAGTAAACGATATAGCGACAGCCTGTGGTTCAACTTACTATATCCTTAGTCTCTACTTGTTGTATAACTCTATGTCGCCCCCTCCCACCCGTCCACGTCAATCTTCCGAATCCGAACCAAGCAATGTTAACAAACGGGCACGCATCACCCGACATGCGTGTGAGCGATGCAGGTCAGGCAAGAAGAAATGTGACGGTCAGCTTGTGAGTGTCTCTAATGTCAAACAGGCAGTCTGGTCATTGAATTGCTCATTTTGAGATTAGCCTTGCTCGGCCTGTCTATTATCTAAAAAAGGTGTGCTCTGCTTCTTGACTTCTTTTCGCAAACGGCCTTCGTGAACTAGTGTTCGTATATGAAAGCGATCAGCTGACCGATCTGTTGATAGAATGCATTTTTTCAGCCCAAAGGCGAAGAAACAGGATCCCTGCTCCTAATCTCATCCATAACCCTACCAATACTTCCACGTCTCCTTGCCATATTCCTGATCAAGGACAGTATCAATCTCCTATAATGTTCCCCTCAATTGCCAGCTCTTCCGAAAGCTATGAACGACAGTCACGGTACAATTCACCTTCACGACAGCGCACTACGGAAAATGATGTTTCAGTCAATGATATGTCTATGGTCACAGCGGTCGGGCCTGAAATAGCGTTGGAAGTTCCTGAACCCGATCAAGATCGAGACGGCGGCCGCGAAGTACACAGCCACAATCGTGAACATACTCTAGCCCGTATAGCACACGTTATGGCCAATGGCACTGTTTCCAGATATCCGTCCCCAGGTGTAACAATACTATCTCCTGCAGATGGCAGGCCGATTGTATCTAGTGAAAGTAAGCTCGACCTCCAATGATTGTCTTGGAAGAACGACTGACGAGCAGGGACTTTAGCAGATATCTCGACTAAGGGCGATTTGCTTGACAGGCTTCATCGCCACCTCACAGTTGTGTTTTCTTTGCGATCTTTCCCCAAAGGCCATTTGGGTGAAGAGTTGAAAGATGAGAATGATAACAACAGAGGGGCAGACGAACTGTTCTTTCTCCCCTCTTGTGAGGATGGCAAAGCCTATATAAGATGCTACTTTGAACACGCGAGTTCCATTCTGTTCGCGAACCGAGCTATAACTGATGTTTGCTTCTTTTGACAGGCAACTTCAACGTACAGATATCTAGATCGACGTAATATCGAGCAACTGACCGACGACTTTTACGCATCAAATGGGTCGCTGTCGCAGAAGGACGATGTGGCGCTCTTATTGCTGCTGATGGCTATTGGGTAAGGGCCATAATTTCTCGTACTTCAGATTGAAAGTGCCGGATCTCATCAAAGTTGTCAAAACAGCTGTCTATGGACTCCTTCATGGACTGGAGCAGACCCACAAACGATGACCCAGAAAGCGTAAGCAAATTGATATTCGGATCAGATGAACCATGACGGATTGCTGATGAATTCCTCAGTCTTCAGCTACTTCGGGCTGTTCAGCGGCGACTGGAAACCTTATCCATATCCCAGCCCCGATTACGAATGGTACAAGTCCATCTCGCTCTGGTGAGCTTTTCTGTTTACAGCTGGATGATGTGCGGAGGAACGTACTACTAATGCTCACAtcatttccttttcaaTTAGTGTCATCTTTATCTTGGAATGTCTCATTTTCGCTCAGCCTGGCTTGCCTTCGGTACCGCCGCTCGACTTAGTCAGCTTCTCAGGTTACATCGCAAGAGCCCCGATGGTACCCCGCAAGAATTGGATGAACCACGTCGACAAGCGTTTTGGAGTGGGTACATGATGGATAGGTGAGCATCAAGTCAAATCTCCAATAGTTCGGGTGTTTTAACATGTTATTCAAGATATTTGTCGCTGGTACTTGGATGTCCGGTAATCTACGATGAGAGGGACATAACACAACGCTTCCCAAGCTATCCGAACAGCGGAGATAATTCAGTTAATACGAAGGACGAGGGACAACGTTTGGCTGGGTCAATCGCACACATCAAGTAAGTCGTTCAGCTGAAGTGTTGCCTGATTCTCATCTGTGCATTCTTCTCTCTTGTCTCGTGGTCAGACTGTCGCAAATCCTGGGCCATGCTCTCCGAAAACTCCAATCGCCAGGCGAACTGTCAGATCTGGAACGTTCCCTAGCCGTACAATCTCTTAATCAAGAACTCGACCGCTGGTTAGCTGAAACGCCCCGCTTTTTCCATCCTGATGGGCCTGATGCATGCGATCTCGGGCCATTTGCCAGTATACCGCCATTCTTCCAACGGTACGTCCCTTTGCACTTCAAACCAAAATCTGTAAAAGTCCCAACTGACCAGTATCGGCTATTATCACGCAATTGTAGCCAGCAACAGATTGTACGGTCAGCATATCATTTTATTAACCTTTTTATCCATCGCTCTTTCCTACTTGATCAATTCATCAACCGTATCCCCGCCAGTCAGCCCCTCGCACCTCTTACTGTCATGTCGCCCGAAGTTACGGTATGTGTCGAGTCAGCAATCAGTATTGCCAAGTCCGTCTCGAAAATGAGGGACAGTCCAGGTGCCAAGGGAACGTTCTGGGTGAGGATCGTTTTGGGATATTGCACATTGTTGTGTTCTTGGTTACTGACGGCTTATGGTAATCTAGAATTCTGCATACTTTTGCTTCGCAAGCCTCACTGTGCTTTTGGTCTATCTAATGGTATACGAAGACGCCCCCAGACGGGCAGAAATCGAGAATATGATTGAAGCCGCGATGGAAGGGCATATTCAGCTTACAGGCTCAACGAAAAGGGAACGTGAACAAATCCTAGAAGTGAGTGAGCCCGTTAGAATTAAAAACACCGTTCTTTATATCTGTTCCTGTCATTCTCTTACTTTATACTGATAGTTGAGTGCAGGAATCAAAACGTATATCAGAATTACTGCGCCGCCGTCAAGAAGAACCTGAGATGTCTGGCTCTAGAACTCAATACATACCGCCGCCATGGCCATGCATGGAGGATCCTTTTGTTGGGAGGTAAGCCTCGCTTGTATCACTGCTGGTTATATGAGGAAATACCGAAGCTGATATTTTGGTCTTCATGTGCTAGTGCACCGAATTGGGATCCGCTTTGGCAGAATACTCTTGACATGCTTGGCTTGGACATGAGTATGGGTATGGGTTTGCCATTGGGAACAAGTACGATTGTGGAGGGAAGAGTTACTACGGCTCCAGATTCTGGTGCGTTTGGGTTTTTATGAGGATTTTACAACTTTATAATACACTTGTATAAACTGCATGTACGATTTTCAGAAGCTTTCTGTGCCAACAATTTCTCGTTCTATGTTCACGATAAAACGAAGCCCTTTGCCTCTCCATGTTGATGTCTCCTTATCAATACCATCTTGAAAGAGCTCGTAGCTGGGCATATACCTATCATTGATATATATGAATAAAACTTGCCTCTCCAAGCTTGACAAAAGACTCACCGGTTAATGAAATTTCGGACCTGCTCATCAGTCATTCCGTTACCTCCATTCTTCGCTTTCATATTGTGTTCTTGCTGTGTGGGACATTTAGTGTTATCGCGTCTCGGTGAATTAAACCTCGTCATGTAACTGAAGGTGAACAAACTTACTTGAAGTCTCCAAGTCCATACATAAGATAGATCAACCGGTCGGATCTGTACAAAACAGTCAATCTGATCCCAAAGTACGTCATACTTCCTGAGATTTTGGTTTATATTGTGTAGCGTTGAACACGAATACAATAAAATGGTAGGCTTAGCCGCAGCTGCTCCtttgaaagaagaggaggacCATTGTCGTTCGGCTTCGGCGTATCTCTCTTCTAATTTGTCATCTGATAACGGCCCAAAACCATTCATCCACCCTTCAAATATGACCACATCAATTGGCCCTTGCACTTCCACTAACTCCTTTGACCGGTCTCCCTCGCCTTTAAAAAGGGACTTGTCGTATATGGGCAGCTGAAGGCTTTGGTCCTTAGCTGGAATTGGAAACTTCGCACGGCAATCATTGATAGATTTCAACTTTGCTAGACACTCTACTAAAAGCGGTAAGTCATGAGTGCCGGCGGGACCGCGACCGCTGAGGAGAGGATTATCGGGATCGGATTGGGCTAACTTGACTTGGTCGGGATGGGTGAGATAAAAGTCGTCCAGAGACATTGCAGCGAGACGTAGATTATAATGCTTTTCGAGATAGGCTGGCAGTAGACCAGTCAAATATGATTTGCCTGCGTGGACGGTACGAGGATAGTCAGTGGGCATGGCCTCAAAAGGACAAAAGAGGGGGGATACATACCTGCACCTTGAGGACCTTGTACACCCACAATAAGAGGAGGACACACcatttctttcttccatGAGCTCCTGTGACGAGCTAGCTGTGATAGGACGAAATCGGCTGTTTGCTGGACCATTGCTCCACCAGGAATCTGTGTTGTACCAGTCATAATGCTTTGTAGAGCGAAGATATGTCAAGTCTGGCTGGTGAAGATGATTGTTCTTTCAAATGATTGTTGACAACTGGAAGAATGCTGTTTACTGTCAAATAGATGACATACACTGCAGCTTACTAGGTACGTATTTTATTTGGCGCTAGCCGTTCGGCGCTGTCCTATAACTTGAACGGATTTTGATCTCCGCAACCATTGCGGAGATCGGAGATTCCCTCACACGACATAACTCCGTTCATCCCTCTTTCCGGAATCAGTACGACGAAGAAGGCTTCCGTCCTTCCAGTCACCATTTATTGtgttcttttttttctatttttttcttttttttggcTAAATTCGAGTTCCCTTCAAAAATTTGAAGAGCCATTCCGTAAACAGTCAGCAAAGTGCAGAAGTAGTGCTCTGCCTTCGAATTTGCCGAGACTTCTTGTATCAAGTGAATGTGGAAAGAAAGATCAACCTTAATTTTTGCAATCATAACAGTCGTCAGTAGTGCATTAAACTTGAATGAGCCTCAAGATAATTCTGGATAGCTCTCTCTCCTCTAGATAGCCAAGAAAAAAGTAGAGCATTGCACTATTATTTATAGAGGGTGGGTCCATTCTCGATATATCCGGAAAGCATTGTTTTAAAGGGCCGGACAACACTAAGTAAAAATGGGAAACAAGTTTAAAAAAAGTTTTGGAGGAGCTGGGAATTGAACCCAGTACCTCGTCAAGAATCTTTCGGTTAGAAGATGCTAATGACGCGCTCTGCCAAATGAGCTACACCCCCATGGTTTCTCTTAGTAATTTCGTAGCACCATGTCATTTACATTGACCTCCTCTGATTGGAAAACCGATGTTTTAATTAATGTCATATATGCGCGAAGCCTTGCTGCCATTGTGCACGGTTTCACTGGTCTGATAGCGGTCAAAGTAGCAGTGCGCGCCCCAACTTCCTCTGTTTGTGGAAATTTGGAAACTAAATATTTTGGAAATGCATCTACCATCACCCCAAAACTAAGTCGTTGTTTCCTTGCCCAAACGTGCTAGTTCTTTTCCCCCTCGCAACCGTCTAAGAAATGCACAAGTTGTTGACTTCTCATTCCTCTATCCCCAGTGTAACAGCTCAACACCCTCATCAAGCTCTCGCCCCTCTCCTAAAAAGTCTAAAATCCCTTAACTGGCTCCAAAATGAAGACCTAACGTGATCGTGTTCTATCATTGCCTCGACACACAGAAATGCCCAACAGCACATCGCCAACGCCAACACTCGAGTGAAGAGCGTCTATTCGTCCTCCTCGCTTGAATCGTCATCACCCGCCTGGTCCATGTTGGCTGCTTCGAACTGTTCCATGAGAGCTTTGAGCTCCGCATCTTCGGTTTCCGAAACAACCTTGGGCTGTAGAAGAAGTACCATTAATATCTTCCAACCTGCCATTCAAGATCTTTAAAGAAAAACTCACCTTCATCTTAATAGTGATATCACCCTTGTCTTTCCTAACAGTCTCACCAATAACATCAACCGCCTTCTCCATCAACTCTATCGCCGCATTCTTGTCCGTACTTGTCGTGCTCATAACGTAAAGCGGAGGAGCAACCAACCTGACTTTAATAGGCACTTCAGGGGTAGAGACGGCTTCACCGGCTGTAAGGGCACGTTTGATAGCTTCAATACCGGCGTAGGAAAAGCACTTGACTTCGATATCGGCACGAACCTTGACGGGCTTGGGAGTAAGTCGTCGTGCAATACCCGATCGGAGGTCGGCAAGAGTTTCTTCGTCAAGTCCGAGGGAGCCAAAGACAGCGTCAGGTTCGCTATGTAGCTCGTCAGTATTGTGTCCCTCAGATACACTAATTTGAAAGAAGAGTGAACCCACCTGATGGAGAGTTTGAAAGCCTCGTAGGCGTGTCCGTATTGTCGGTGCAAAGGCCAAGCGATCTTTTCGTACAATGATTCAGGGGTTACACCTCGCTTCTTAGCAACCTGGGTGATGATAGAGTCGACCGCTTTGCCCTTCTCGTATTGCTCCTCACACTTGACAACCTCCTCCGCAGAAACTCGTCGCTTGGAAAGGTCAATGTAGCCTGAAAAGTACCATTGTTAATATGATTCCATTGTTTGGATCTGTAGCTGCACTAACCCTTGTCAGGGTCCACACGCATCACAACGACGACTTCGTTTCGTCCCACTCGAATGAGTTTTTGGACTGATCGGATACGTCTTCGAGAAAGCTCAGAAAGAAGAATCATTCCTTCAATGTTGTCATATTCAAGCTATGACCAGCCATCAGGGATAATCCTCAGAACACTTGCAATCACCCCACTCACGAGCTTGACGTAGGCCCCCATGTCCTCAATAGACTGAACCTGGACCATGACCAACTGGTCAACCTATCACACACAAAACCATCAGTCTCCACGTCTATTTTTTCCCCTCCGTAACCAAGCACACCTCGGGATATTTATTCTCGTAAAATCGGGGCATCTTGTACAAGTGTTAATGAGTGGCGAATTTCTAGTTTTGAATGTTTTGAGATAGGCCAAAAGTGTGGCAACGAGTCGGATTTGAATGCTCCTCTCTGAATCAATTCCCTTGCGACGCTGAAGTCGAGAAAAATCGTGCCCTTCAGCTGTTTTTTGAGAGGTCTTCGGCCACAGAGGGTTTTGGACTGAACGATAGAAAACGAGAAGTGGAGATGGAGTATTAAAGCGACTCGCCCTTGAAGACAAAGAACAACCCCTCCCAAGGTGGATTGAAAGCGAAAGTCTGGATGTTTACGTAAACCCACATGTTGATGATCGGCATCTCGGAATTTCATGTGCGTGGCATTTCGCCTAAGTCCATAGCCGGCGGTTCGGGCCGCCAATTAACCGAATGACCACAAGTCCTCGTACGGAACGAAGCATATAACATGAGCTAGTGTTACGAGTCCCAGATGAGAAACCGTCGCTAGGGTTATCTCCTTTTATCTTCAGTCGCTGTATCATGTTCGTCCGCACTCTTCTCAGACCTTCCCAAACTACGTACCGATTCACCATCCGCTCCATGTCCACCTCTGCAGAACAGCTCGTCATTCCCTCTCGTTCTCCTTCAAACAACGTAGCCATCTTGACCCTTAACAGGCCAAAGGCCCTGAACGCGCTGAGCACACCTTTGTTCAATGCTCTCAATGCCGAGCTTGAGAAGGCCGAGACAGATGACAGTGTGAGGGCCATTGTCATCACCGGTGGTGACAAGGTGTTCGCTGCCGGTGCTGATATCAAGGAGATGAAGGACAAAGAATGTACGTTCCTGGCCTTTGTCATACCCTCTACGGAATACCTGTCCCTTTTGCTCATCTCCCATTCCAGTTGCCGAGGCATACACCACAAACTTCCTTGGATCTTGGAACCAAGTTGCCTCTGTCCGCAAGCCCATTGTCGGTGCTGTTGCTGGCTACGCCCTCGGAGGCGGATGTGAGCTCGCCATGCTCTGCGACATTCTCATCGCTTCCCCCACCGCCGTTTTTGGTCAACCCGAGATCACACTCGGGATCATTCCCGGTATGGGAGGCTCCCAACGTCTTACTTCCCTTATTGGGAAGGCGAGGGCGATGGATATGGTCCTCACCGGTAGGAAGATTGATGCAGAGACAGCTGAGAGATGGGGATTGGTTAGCAGGGTTACGAAGGAAGGGGAGAGCGTGACTGAGGAAGCGGTGAAGGTGGCGGAAAGCGTGAGCAAGTTTGGGAAGGTGGCTGTACAGGCTGGTAAGGAGGCTGTTAATGGATGTAAGTGTGACACACATGTCAGAGACATCTGCCCGCAGGCACTGAGGTTTTATGTAGCTCTCGATCTTCCCCTCGAGCAAGGTCTCAGGCTCGAAAGGAGGTTGTTCCAGCAACTTTTTGCGACTAAGGACCAGAAGGAAGGTAAGTTAATCATTTCGCCTTTTTCCAATAGCCTGATCTAACGGACGCCTCTTCAGGTATGGCTGCCTTTGcagagaagaggaagcCTTCCTGGTCTGACAAGTAAGCGTCGCCTAGAgttgaaagaagaaagaatgAAAGAAGATAATGGCCGAGAAGTTTATATGCAAAATCATATGCATTCGAGTACAATAAACTATTGGCCTATGGCCGCATCAAAAGAGAAGCTTCAGGTATAACAAAGATGTTGATGACTACGCCATGCTTTCCTACGATCGATATCATACCCCGATTTCGTGACACTGCTTTTGGTGTAAACCAGTCTTATATCAGTCGACAGAACATACCAATCAAAGCCAGAAGGACAATCGGAAGTGGGCGGAAACAGGATGCATCACAGGCTCTCAAAGAAGTTTTCTCACAGGTAAACGCATTGAAGACAGGAACGGATGTTAGAGCGCTGTTACATCGATCCGTcgagaaagaagaatggcCTATACTTAAGCTCATGCTAGCATCTCTAAAAACAGCTTAATGGTGACATGATATATTTAATTCATCTCGCAAAATACAATACTTCATTTATCCCCCATTGTAATACCTTCACGTTGAATTCGTCACCCAACTCCTTACAAAGCCAGAAAAGTCAAATAGTACTAATTGCTTGTCTCGTCTTTCCCGTCATTGGCTCTAAACCATTCGCTTCCGAAGACGTAAACCCCCCTCACATAACGTTGTCAGCTAGCGATGAGGACAGCTGACGGGGTTAGCCCATTCTCTTTTAGTGATTTTTTCATATCTTCTCGGGAAAATGTTTTCCTATTTAATTGTATTCCGTATCAGCACTTTCTCGAGATACTTTCTTTTTGTGtgagagggaagaaggaatgaGAAAGCGGAATGTTCACAGACGTACCGCGGGAAAGTCAGGGAGAATCCGATAGTATCAACATTGTATTCTATCTTCTCGGATGCGACCCATTCCGCTACATCAATCAAAGCTGATTCCAGTCAGCGTATCAATTCCCATCAAGACGAGCAGTCCACCATATAAAAAACGGTTAGGTTTACATACTGTTATCACTCGGGAAAGTCTTCGTCATTGGTGCCCCACCAGTCGCTAATCTAATTTGCAATCTCGTCTCCGGATTGTCGCTACTCTTCGTTCCGGTATCCGCCTTGGGGACGATAGTAGGAACAGGCGAAGAGGACGTTGGGATGGCTTTTCCTTCACGGAGAGCTTTCTCGCGAGCGGCTTTCTCGGCTCGTTCGCGTTTATCAGCTTCTATTTGGGCTTTGATGGCTGCTCTGGCTTTTCGGTCTTCGAGTTTTTCTGCGAATATCCAGAAGTGCAAGGAGAATAATGATAGTAAGCGGGCATATGGCGAAcagaaaagagaaaagtGACGAACCCCGTTTTTTCTGCTCGGCATCCTGCAGCGCTCCCTTGAGCTTCAAGTCTTCTCGGATTTTA of the Cryptococcus gattii WM276 chromosome H, complete sequence genome contains:
- a CDS encoding Hypothetical protein (Similar to SGTC gene model, INSD accession EAL19327.1; CNBH0210), whose product is MSPPPTRPRQSSESEPSNVNKRARITRHACERCRSGKKKCDGQLPCSACLLSKKGQYQSPIMFPSIASSSESYERQSRYNSPSRQRTTENDVSVNDMSMVTAVGPEIALEVPEPDQDRDGGREVHSHNREHTLARIAHVMANGTVSRYPSPGVTILSPADGRPIVSSETDISTKGDLLDRLHRHLTVVFSLRSFPKGHLGEELKDENDNNRGADELFFLPSCEDGKAYIRCYFEHASSILYLDRRNIEQLTDDFYASNGSLSQKDDVALLLLLMAIGCLWTPSWTGADPQTMTQKALQLLRAVQRRLETLSISQPRLRMVQVHLALCHLYLGMSHFRSAWLAFGTAARLSQLLRLHRKSPDGTPQELDEPRRQAFWSGYMMDRYLSLVLGCPVIYDERDITQRFPSYPNSGDNSVNTKDEGQRLAGSIAHIKLSQILGHALRKLQSPGELSDLERSLAVQSLNQELDRWLAETPRFFHPDGPDACDLGPFASIPPFFQRQQQIVRSAYHFINLFIHRSFLLDQFINRIPASQPLAPLTVMSPEVTVCVESAISIAKSVSKMRDSPGAKGTFWNSAYFCFASLTVLLVYLMVYEDAPRRAEIENMIEAAMEGHIQLTGSTKREREQILEVKEPEMSGSRTQYIPPPWPCMEDPFVGSAPNWDPLWQNTLDMLGLDMSMGMGLPLGTSTIVEGRVTTAPDSGAFGFL
- a CDS encoding uncharacterized protein (Similar to TIGR gene model, INSD accession AAW45464.1); translated protein: MVQQTADFVLSQLARHRSSWKKEMVCPPLIVGVQGPQGAGKSYLTGLLPAYLEKHYNLRLAAMSLDDFYLTHPDQVKLAQSDPDNPLLSGRGPAGTHDLPLLVECLAKLKSINDCRAKFPIPAKDQSLQLPIYDKSLFKGEGDRSKELVEVQGPIDVVIFEGWMNGFGPLSDDKLEERYAEAERQWSSSSFKGAAAAKPTILLYSCSTLHNINQNLRKYDVLWDQIDCFVQIRPVDLSYVWTWRLQQEHNMKAKNGGNGMTDEQVRNFINRYMPSYELFQDGIDKETSTWRGKGLRFIVNIEREIVGTESF
- a CDS encoding Eukaryotic translation initiation factor 2 alpha subunit, putative (Similar to TIGR gene model, INSD accession AAW45425.1) produces the protein MPRFYENKYPEVDQLVMVQVQSIEDMGAYVKLLEYDNIEGMILLSELSRRRIRSVQKLIRVGRNEVVVVMRVDPDKGYIDLSKRRVSAEEVVKCEEQYEKGKAVDSIITQVAKKRGVTPESLYEKIAWPLHRQYGHAYEAFKLSISEPDAVFGSLGLDEETLADLRSGIARRLTPKPVKVRADIEVKCFSYAGIEAIKRALTAGEAVSTPEVPIKVRLVAPPLYVMSTTSTDKNAAIELMEKAVDVIGETVRKDKGDITIKMKPKVVSETEDAELKALMEQFEAANMDQAGDDDSSEEDE
- a CDS encoding Enoyl-CoA hydratase, putative (Similar to TIGR gene model, INSD accession AAW45423.1), whose amino-acid sequence is MFVRTLLRPSQTTYRFTIRSMSTSAEQLVIPSRSPSNNVAILTLNRPKALNALSTPLFNALNAELEKAETDDSVRAIVITGGDKVFAAGADIKEMKDKEFAEAYTTNFLGSWNQVASVRKPIVGAVAGYALGGGCELAMLCDILIASPTAVFGQPEITLGIIPGMGGSQRLTSLIGKARAMDMVLTGRKIDAETAERWGLVSRVTKEGESVTEEAVKVAESVSKFGKVAVQAGKEAVNGSLDLPLEQGLRLERRLFQQLFATKDQKEGMAAFAEKRKPSWSDK